A region from the Drosophila ananassae strain 14024-0371.13 chromosome 2L, ASM1763931v2, whole genome shotgun sequence genome encodes:
- the LOC6500907 gene encoding regucalcin isoform X2, which translates to MPYKVEALPDSYAQLGEGPHWDEARQSLYFVDLESAGINRYDFKQNKIYKAKIEGEQWATFILPIEGKPQEFAVGCTRRVVVVKWDSCSPVAKVVCTLFEVQPNDKDNRLNDAKCDPEGRFFGGTMFDGEGDIFTQWKGQLYSWQSGGPVNVVRDQVGISNGLTWDAKAKKFYYIDTNNFEVVGYDYDQATGAVCKPKVVFDLRSIRPEGPLFPDGMTIDTEGNLYVATFNGGTVFKVDPKKCEILQEIKIPTTQITSVAFGGPNLDILYVTTADKYDQPKPAGTTYQVTGLCAKGYPGVNLKL; encoded by the exons ATGCCCTACAAGGTTGAAGCTCTCCCGGACTCGTACGCCCAGTTGGGCGAGGGCCCGCACTGGGATGAGGCCAGGCAGAGTTTGTACTTCGTGGACCTTGAATCGGCCGGGATCAACCGGTACGACTTCAAGCAGAACAAGATCTACAAGGCCAAGATCGAGGGCGAGCAGTGGGCAACCTTCATTCTGCCCATTGAGGGCAAGCCCCAGGAGTTCGCCGTCGGCTGCACCCGGCGCGTGGTGGTCGTCAAGTGGGACAGCTGCTCCCCGGTGGCCAAGGTCGTGTGCACGCTGTTCGAAGTGCAGCCCAACGACAAGGACAACCGCCTCAATGACGCCAAGTGTGATCCCGAGGGTCGGTTCTTTGGCGGCACCATGTTCGATGGCGAGGGCGACATCTTTACCCAGTGGAAGGGCCAGCTCTACAGCTGGCAGTCTGGTGGCCCGGTGAACGTGGTCAGGGACCAGGTGGGCATCTCCAACGGCCTGACCTGGGACGCCAAGGCCAAGAAGTTCTACTACATCGACACCAACAACTTCGAGGTGGTGGGCTACGACTACGACCAGGCCACGGGCGCCGTCTGCAAGCCGAAGGTCGTCTTCGATTTGAGGAGCATCCGTCCGGAAGGCCCCCTCTTCCCCGATGGCATGACCATCGACACCGAGGGCAACCTCTACGTGGCCACCTTCAACGGCGGCACTGTCTTCAAGGTCGACCCGAA GAAGTGCGAGATCCTGCAGGAGATCAAGATCCCCACCACCCAGATCACCTCTGTGGCCTTCGGAGGACCCAACCTGGACATCCTCTATGTGACGACGGCGGACAAGTACGACCAGCCGAAGCCGGCGGGCACCACCTACCAGGTGACCGGGCTCTGTGCCAAGGGCTACCCCGGAGTCAACCTGAAGCTATAG
- the LOC26515198 gene encoding regucalcin, which produces MSYKVEPLPDSVARLGEGPHWDEARQSLYYVDLDTAGINRYDFKQKKIYKAKIEGETYATFILPIEGKPQEFAVGCIRRCAVVQWDGSSPVAKVVRTLFEIRPELKDNRLNDAKTDPNGRFYGGTMAHGLEDFFNIWNGELYSWEAGGQVKVIKDKVGLSNGLTWDTKAKKFYHADTNNFEVVGYDYDQATGAVSNPKVVFDLRKIRPEGPLYPDGLTIDTEGNIYVATFGGSSVFKVNPSTGKILVEIKIPTSQVTSLAFGGPSLDILYVTTANISELPKPAGTIFQVTGLNAKGYPGVNLKV; this is translated from the exons ATGTCGTACAAGGTTGAACCTCTGCCGGACTCTGTGGCCCGACTGGGCGAGGGACCCCACTGGGACGAGGCCAGGCAGAGCCTGTACTACGTGGACCTGGACACGGCTGGGATCAACCGCTACGACTTCAAGCAGAAGAAGATCTACAAGGCCAAGATTGAGGGCGAGACATATGCCACCTTCATTCTGCCCATTGAGGGCAAGCCCCAGGAGTTCGCCGTGGGCTGCATCCGTCGGTGTGCCGTCGTCCAGTGGGATGGCTCCTCCCCGGTGGCCAAGGTGGTGCGCACCCTCTTCGAGATCCGGCCGGAGCTGAAGGACAACCGACTGAACGACGCCAAGACCGATCCCAATGGTCGCTTCTACGGCGGCACCATGGCCCATGGCCTCGAGGACTTCTTCAATATCTGGAATGGCGAGCTCTACAGCTGGGAGGCTGGTGGTCAGGTGAAGGTCATCAAGGACAAGGTGGGCCTCTCCAACGGCCTCACCTGGGACACCAAGGCCAAGAAGTTCTACCACGCGGACACCAACAACTTCGAGGTGGTGGGCTACGACTACGACCAGGCCACTGGCGCCGTGTCCAACCCGAAGGTGGTCTTCGACCTGAGGAAAATTCGTCCCGAGGGACCTCTCTACCCCGACGGCCTCACCATCGACACTGAGGGCAACATCTACGTGGCCACCTTTGGCGGATCCTCCGTCTTTAAGGTCAACCCAAG CACTGGAAAGATCCTTGTGGAGATTAAGATTCCCACCAGCCAGGTGACCTCGCTGGCGTTCGGAGGACCCAGCCTGGACATCCTCTATGTGACGACGGCCAACATCTCGGAGCTGCCCAAGCCCGCTGGCACCATCTTCCAGGTGACCGGACTGAATGCCAAGGGTTACCCCGGAGTCAACCTGAAGGTGTAG